The following are from one region of the Escherichia sp. E4742 genome:
- the mutS gene encoding DNA mismatch repair protein MutS, which yields MSVIENFDAHTPMMQQYLKLKAQHPEILLFYRMGDFYELFYDDAKRASQLLDISLTKRGASAGEPIPMAGIPYHAVENYLAKLVNQGESVAICEQIGDPATSKGPVERKVVRIVTPGTISDEALLQERQDNLLAAIWQDSKGFGYATLDISSGRFRLSEPADRETMAAELQRTNPAELLYAEDFAEMSLIEGRRGLRRRPLWEFEIDTARQQLNLQFGTRDLIGFGVENAPRGLCAAGCLLQYAKDTQRTTLPHIRSITMEREQDSIIMDAATRRNLEITQNLAGGAENTLASVLDCTVTPMGSRMLKRWLHMPVRDTRVLLERQQTIGALQDFTAELQPVLRQVGDLERILARLALRTARPRDLARMRHAFQQLPELRAQLETVDSAPVQALREKMGEFAELRDLLERAIIDTPPVLVRDGGVIAPGYNEELDEWRALADGATDYLERLEVRERERTGLDTLKVGFNAVHGYYIQISRGQSHLAPINYMRRQTLKNAERYIIPELKEYEDKVLTSKGKALALEKQLYEELFDLLLPHLEALQQSASALAELDVLVNLAERAYTLNYTCPTFIDKPGIRITEGRHPVVEQVLNEPFIANPLNLSPQRRMLIITGPNMGGKSTYMRQTALIALMAYIGSYVPAQKVEIGPIDRIFTRVGAADDLASGRSTFMVEMTETANILHNATEYSLVLMDEIGRGTSTYDGLSLAWACAENLANKIKALTLFATHYFELTQLPEKMEGVANVHLDALEHGDTIAFMHSVQDGAASKSYGLAVAALAGVPKEVIKRARQKLRELESISPNAAATQVDGTQMSLLSVPEETSPAVEALENLDPDSLTPRQALEWIYRLKSLV from the coding sequence ATGAGTGTAATAGAAAATTTCGACGCCCATACACCAATGATGCAGCAGTATCTCAAGCTGAAAGCCCAGCATCCGGAGATCCTGCTGTTTTACCGGATGGGTGACTTTTACGAGCTATTTTATGACGACGCAAAACGGGCGTCGCAGCTGCTGGATATTTCGCTGACCAAACGCGGCGCGTCTGCGGGCGAGCCGATCCCGATGGCGGGTATCCCCTACCATGCAGTGGAAAACTATCTCGCCAAACTGGTGAATCAGGGCGAGTCCGTCGCTATATGCGAACAGATTGGCGACCCAGCGACCAGCAAAGGGCCGGTTGAGCGCAAGGTTGTCCGTATCGTCACGCCGGGGACTATCAGCGATGAAGCCCTGTTGCAAGAGCGCCAGGATAACCTGCTGGCGGCTATCTGGCAGGACAGCAAAGGTTTTGGCTATGCGACGCTGGATATCAGCTCCGGCCGTTTTCGTCTGAGCGAACCGGCTGACCGCGAAACGATGGCGGCAGAACTGCAACGCACCAATCCGGCGGAACTGCTTTATGCAGAAGATTTCGCCGAGATGTCGTTGATTGAAGGTCGTCGCGGCCTGCGTCGTCGCCCGCTGTGGGAGTTTGAAATCGACACCGCGCGCCAGCAGTTGAACCTGCAATTTGGCACTCGTGATCTGATTGGTTTCGGCGTCGAGAACGCGCCTCGCGGGCTTTGTGCTGCCGGTTGTCTGTTACAGTATGCGAAAGATACCCAACGCACCACCCTGCCGCATATCCGTTCTATCACTATGGAACGTGAGCAGGACAGCATCATTATGGATGCTGCGACACGTCGTAACCTGGAAATCACCCAGAATCTGGCGGGCGGCGCGGAAAATACATTGGCTTCCGTGCTCGATTGCACCGTCACGCCGATGGGTAGCCGTATGCTGAAGCGCTGGCTGCATATGCCAGTGCGAGACACCCGTGTGTTACTTGAGCGCCAGCAAACTATTGGCGCATTGCAGGATTTCACCGCCGAGTTACAACCGGTACTACGGCAGGTCGGCGATCTGGAACGTATTCTGGCGCGCCTGGCGTTACGTACTGCTCGCCCGCGCGATCTAGCCCGTATGCGTCACGCTTTCCAACAACTGCCGGAACTGCGCGCGCAGTTAGAAACTGTCGATAGTGCACCGGTTCAGGCGCTGCGTGAGAAGATGGGAGAGTTTGCCGAGCTGCGCGATCTGCTGGAGCGGGCAATCATCGACACACCGCCAGTGCTGGTACGCGACGGCGGTGTTATCGCTCCGGGCTATAACGAAGAGCTGGATGAGTGGCGGGCGCTGGCTGACGGCGCGACCGATTATCTGGAACGTCTGGAAGTCCGCGAGCGTGAACGTACCGGTCTGGACACGCTGAAAGTCGGCTTTAACGCGGTTCATGGTTATTACATTCAGATCAGCCGTGGACAAAGCCATCTGGCACCAATCAACTACATGCGTCGCCAGACGCTGAAAAATGCCGAGCGTTACATTATTCCAGAGCTGAAAGAGTACGAAGACAAAGTCCTCACTTCAAAAGGCAAAGCACTGGCTCTGGAAAAACAGCTTTATGAAGAGCTGTTCGACCTGCTGTTGCCACATCTGGAAGCGTTGCAACAGAGCGCGAGCGCGCTGGCGGAACTCGATGTGCTGGTGAACCTGGCGGAACGGGCCTATACCCTGAATTACACCTGCCCGACCTTTATTGATAAACCTGGCATTCGCATTACCGAAGGCCGCCATCCGGTGGTAGAACAGGTACTGAATGAACCGTTTATCGCTAACCCGCTGAACCTGTCGCCACAGCGTCGGATGTTGATTATTACCGGTCCGAACATGGGCGGTAAAAGTACCTATATGCGCCAGACCGCACTGATTGCGCTGATGGCCTATATCGGCAGCTATGTACCGGCACAAAAAGTCGAGATTGGCCCGATTGACCGTATCTTTACCCGTGTGGGCGCGGCGGACGATCTGGCATCCGGGCGTTCAACCTTTATGGTGGAGATGACCGAAACCGCTAATATTCTGCATAACGCCACCGAGTACAGTCTGGTGTTGATGGATGAGATCGGGCGCGGGACGTCCACTTACGATGGTCTGTCACTGGCATGGGCGTGCGCGGAAAATCTGGCAAATAAGATTAAGGCATTGACGCTGTTTGCCACCCACTATTTCGAGCTGACCCAGCTACCGGAGAAAATGGAAGGCGTCGCCAACGTACATCTCGATGCGCTGGAGCACGGCGACACCATCGCCTTTATGCACAGCGTGCAGGACGGCGCGGCGAGCAAAAGCTACGGCCTGGCGGTTGCTGCGCTAGCAGGCGTGCCGAAAGAGGTGATTAAGCGCGCACGGCAAAAACTGCGCGAGCTGGAAAGCATTTCACCGAATGCCGCCGCTACGCAGGTGGATGGTACGCAAATGTCTTTGCTATCAGTACCAGAAGAAACTTCGCCTGCGGTCGAAGCACTGGAAAATCTTGATCCGGATTCACTCACCCCGCGTCAGGCGCTGGAGTGGATTTATCGGTTGAAGAGTTTGGTGTAA
- the pphB gene encoding protein-serine/threonine phosphatase, which translates to MPSTRYQKIDAHHYRHIWAVGDIHGDYQLLQSRLHQLSFCPETDLLISTGDNIDRGPESLNVLRMLNQPWFTTVKGNHEAMALDAFATGDGNMWLANGGDWFFDLNDTEQQEAIDLLLKFHHLPHIIEITNDIIKYVIAHADYPGDEYQFGKEIAESELLWPVDRVQKSLNGELQKINGADYFIFGHMMFDNIQTFANQIYIDTGSPKSGRLSFYKIK; encoded by the coding sequence ATGCCATCTACACGCTATCAAAAAATTGATGCTCATCACTATCGCCATATATGGGCCGTTGGTGATATTCATGGGGATTATCAATTATTACAATCCCGTTTACATCAATTATCTTTTTGTCCCGAAACTGACTTGCTTATTTCCACAGGCGATAACATTGATCGTGGGCCTGAGAGTCTTAATGTGCTGCGCATGTTAAACCAGCCCTGGTTTACCACCGTAAAAGGCAACCACGAAGCGATGGCGCTTGATGCGTTCGCTACAGGTGATGGTAATATGTGGTTAGCCAACGGCGGTGACTGGTTTTTTGATTTAAATGATACGGAACAACAAGAGGCAATAGATCTGTTGCTGAAATTCCATCACCTTCCGCATATTATTGAAATTACCAACGACATAATAAAATATGTCATCGCACATGCAGATTATCCGGGTGATGAATATCAGTTCGGAAAAGAAATAGCGGAAAGCGAATTACTCTGGCCTGTTGATCGTGTGCAGAAATCGCTTAATGGCGAGTTACAAAAAATAAACGGCGCTGACTATTTTATATTTGGCCATATGATGTTTGATAACATTCAGACATTCGCTAATCAGATCTATATTGATACCGGATCACCGAAAAGCGGACGCCTGTCATTTTACAAAATAAAGTAG
- a CDS encoding nitrous oxide-stimulated promoter family protein, which yields MSGKRISREKLTIKKMIDLYQAKCPQASAEPEHYEALFAYAQKRLDKCVFGEEKPACKQCPVHCYQPAKREEMKQIMRWAGPRMLWRHPILTVRHLIDDKRPVPELPEKYRPKKPRE from the coding sequence ATGTCCGGCAAGCGTATCTCTCGTGAAAAACTGACGATTAAAAAAATGATCGATCTTTATCAAGCGAAATGCCCGCAGGCGTCAGCGGAGCCGGAGCATTACGAGGCGTTGTTTGCTTACGCGCAAAAGCGGCTGGATAAATGTGTGTTTGGCGAAGAGAAACCGGCCTGTAAGCAGTGCCCGGTGCACTGTTATCAGCCTGCGAAGCGTGAGGAGATGAAGCAAATTATGCGTTGGGCGGGGCCGCGAATGCTGTGGCGTCATCCGATCTTAACCGTGCGTCATCTGATTGATGACAAACGTCCAGTGCCAGAACTGCCGGAAAAATATCGCCCGAAAAAACCACGTGAATAG
- the ygbI gene encoding DNA-binding transcriptional repressor YgbI, producing MIPVERRQIILEMVAEKGIVSIAELTDRMNVSHMTIRRDLQKLEQQGAVVLVSGGVQSPGRVAHEPSHQVKTALAMTQKAAIGKLAASLVQPGSCIYLDAGTTTLAIAQHLIHMESLTVVTNDFVIADYLLDNSNCTIIHTGGAVCRENRSCVGEAAATMLRSLMIDQAFISASSWSVRGISTPAEDKVTVKRAIASASRQRVLVCDATKYGQVATWLALPLSEFDQIITDDGLPESANRALTKLDLSLLVAKNE from the coding sequence TTGATACCCGTAGAGCGTCGCCAAATCATCCTTGAGATGGTAGCTGAAAAAGGCATTGTCAGTATTGCTGAACTGACGGACAGAATGAATGTGTCACATATGACCATTCGTCGGGATTTACAAAAACTTGAGCAGCAGGGCGCCGTTGTGCTGGTGTCCGGAGGCGTTCAGTCTCCGGGACGCGTGGCGCATGAACCTTCTCATCAGGTAAAAACTGCGCTGGCAATGACGCAAAAAGCGGCGATTGGCAAGCTGGCGGCAAGTCTTGTTCAGCCGGGAAGTTGTATCTATCTGGATGCGGGAACGACTACGTTAGCGATTGCACAGCATCTGATTCACATGGAGTCACTGACTGTGGTCACAAACGATTTTGTTATTGCGGACTACTTGCTCGACAACAGTAATTGCACAATTATTCACACTGGTGGCGCAGTGTGTCGGGAAAACCGTTCTTGTGTCGGGGAAGCCGCTGCGACCATGCTGCGTAGCTTGATGATTGATCAGGCTTTTATTTCTGCATCGTCATGGAGCGTGCGGGGGATCTCTACGCCAGCGGAAGATAAAGTCACGGTGAAACGGGCGATTGCCAGTGCCAGCCGCCAGCGAGTTCTGGTCTGTGATGCCACAAAATATGGTCAGGTGGCGACATGGCTGGCGTTACCGTTGAGCGAGTTTGATCAGATCATTACTGACGATGGTCTGCCAGAGAGTGCCAACCGCGCCCTGACGAAGCTGGATCTCTCTTTGCTTGTAGCGAAAAATGAATAA